One region of Oncorhynchus nerka isolate Pitt River linkage group LG22, Oner_Uvic_2.0, whole genome shotgun sequence genomic DNA includes:
- the LOC115104657 gene encoding E3 ubiquitin-protein ligase RNF26-like, with amino-acid sequence MDVVNFVSCAIGKCLDTFCLLLDLVIWFVNWLGRLFSNMGSSMHDLQVVPSGSILLEYWNCALFSFLTVTEVVTSTAHGAFNLLEGWLQTLGGVFESFKMVGHLSSHVAWRTKELLHRGFLSGHTVLKQTCDGFSIAFSLVLYFVNTIVNILLIGTQNCFSAMVGAWEAVSGPLHKALELALTLLTFLYSCLVGTSVLLWTPCQLALEFLGSLGHVFITVFMLNIYGLLLTAVIVALTLLYLNPELPRHVAQQCLHFVNTIPGMLSLQRTIYRLYLLAMEQAQALQDNGAGPQAMGQVAQARQPRGRTVQTSVDQGGVGHLVLDPRAPGIPTNHTGTLLPPEQTGREQVELYSTLQHLDSRWDDLNLDPDQYHHQSTTRTTVKQQPASGQGSQAPPVDTGLLSLLKEHEERKKCVICQDRVKNVLLLPCRHLCLCRHCSAILLQQPPQQHSCPLCRQAITQTMDVFL; translated from the coding sequence ATGGATGTAGTGAACTTTGTTTCCTGTGCTATTGGGAAATGCCTGGACACTTTTTGCCTTCTACTAGACTTGGTCATCTGGTTTGTGAATTGGCTAGGCCGACTTTTCTCCAACATGGGTTCATCAATGCACGACCTGCAAGTGGTCCCGAGTGGCTCCATCTTACTAGAATACTGGAACTGTGCACTGTTCTCTTTCCTCACTGTAACAGAGGTGGTCACAAGCACAGCACACGGAGCTTTCAATCTACTGGAGGGATGGCTTCAGACCTTAGGAGGGGTGTTCGAGAGTTTCAAAATGGTGGGCCACCTCTCTTCTCATGTTGCATGGCGCACCAAAGAGCTGCTACACCGCGGATTCCTGTCTGGACATACTGTGCTTAAACAGACTTGTGACGGTTTTAGCATTGCGTTCAGCCTCGTTCTCTACTTTGTCAACACTATCGTCAACATTCTTCTCATTGGTACCCAGAACTGCTTCTCTGCAATGGTAGGGgcctgggaggcagtgtcaggcCCCCTGCATAAAGCCTTGGAGCTGGCCCTCACACTTCTCACCTTCCTATACAGCTGCCTGGTGGGCACCTCTGTACTGCTTTGGACACCCTGCCAACTAGCTCTTGAGTTTCTGGGCTCCCTCGGTCATGTCTTTATCACAGTATTCATGCTCAACATCTATGGCTTGCTCTTAACAGCAGTCATTGTTGCGTTGACCTTGCTATATCTCAACCCAGAGTTGCCTCGTCATGTGGCCCAGCAATGTCTTCACTTTGTCAACACAATCCCAGGAATGCTAAGTCTACAGAGAACCATCTATAGACTTTACCTGCTGGCCATGGAGCAAGCTCAAGCTCTTCAGGACAATGGAGCTGGACCACAGGCTATGGGGCAGGTGGCCCAAGCAAGACAGCCAAGGGGCAGAACAGTACAGACTTCTGTGGACCAAGGTGGAGTGGGGCACCTAGTTCTGGATCCAAGGGCCCCAGGTATTCCTACTAACCATACAGGTACCCTTCTTCCCCCAGAACAGACTGGAAGAGAACAAGTGGAGTTATACTCAACACTTCAACACCTCGACAGTAGGTGGGATGACCTCAACCTTGACCCAgaccaataccaccaccagtctACAACAAGGACTACAGTGAAGCAGCAGCCTGCCTCTGGCCAAGGCAGCCAGGCCCCTCCAGTTGACACTGGCCTCCTCAGTCTATTGAAGGAGCATGAGGAGAGGAAGAAGTGCGTAATCTGTCAGGACAGGGTCAAGAACGTGTTGCTGCTGCCCTGCCGCCACCTGTGCCTGTGTCGCCACTGCTCGGCCATCTTGCTACAGCAGCCCCCCCAGCAGCACAGCTGTCCCCTCTGCCGACAGGCCATCACACAAACCATGGATGTCTTTCTCTGA